The following nucleotide sequence is from Ensifer adhaerens.
CGGTCGACGAACTTGGCCTGAAGGTCGGTGGCGAAGCCTATGCGGTCATCAAGGCCTCGGATGTCATGGTCGGCATCGACTGATACGCTTGCGGCAAGGGCGCGTGGATCGACCGTCGCGCCCTGCCAAATCGCGACCGGATCACGCCTTCTGGCAGTAATGCGCTTTGCCGTCGCCGGTCTCGAAGTCGCCGCGTTGCGGCGGCGCAATCGGCTTGAACAGCGTCCGGTCGGGCTTCAGATCGATGAGTGGCGTACCGTCGAGGCAATCAAGGCCGCGCACGAGAAGGCTCGAGCCTTCCACGGCTTCGAGCTTGACGATCGAGGTGCCGATCGGGTTCGGCCGAACCGGCGAGCGCAGTGAAAATGTTCCGTGCACTTCGCCGTTGCTGGCTGGGCTTTGCAACACCAGATCGCGCCGCGAACGGTCGAGCCAGTAGAGGATTTCCAGCCGCTCGAACGCCTCCACGCCTTTCAGCGCCAGGACCCAGGGTTCGAAGATTTCGATACGGCAGACCGGGCCGTCATGCCGACCCTGGCGAGGGGTTTCCATGCGCGAGGTCCAGGGCGTGGAAATGCGGCCGATAAAGACGAGACCGGCGTCGGTTGCCGCGGGCGGTACCACGGCCACCTCGTTCTCACGGATTTCGTTCTGGCGGACCATGGTCAGTTCCTTTCCTTATAGAGGGGGTGGTGAGGCGCGGCGCACAGAGACGGGCGTCGCTGCCGTCGATCGAGCCGATCACCACATCGATGTCGTAGAGTTGTTTGAGAGAGGCGGGCGTCAACACGTCCTTGGGTAAGCCGAGCGCGCTGAGTTTCGAGGCGTGGAGAAGGGCGACGCGGTCCGCGACCAGGAAGGCGTGATCCGGATTGTGCGTCGAAAGCACGACCGAAAGCCCGCGTGCCGCCAGCGCTCGGACATGCGAAAGCACCCGCATCTGGTTGCCATAGTCGAGATTGGCGGTCGGCTCGTCCATGACGAGGATGGCGGGTTCCTGCGTCAGTGCGCGGGCGATCAACGCCATCTGGCGTTCGCCACCGCTGATCTCGGTATAGGGGCGCATGGCAAGGTGGGCCATGCCGAGGCCGCCAAGCGCTTCCATGGCAATCCGACGGTCGCGAGCGCCAGGCGATGAGAACGGCGCGAGGTGAGGGGCTCGCCCCATCAACACCACCTCCAGCACTGTAAACGGGAAAAGTGCCGCATGCGCCTGCGGAACATAGGCGATCTGCCTGGCGCGTTCGCGCCGCGACCAGGCGGAAAGCGGTCGACCGTCCAGGATAATATCGCCGGCCTTGACCGGCAGGAGACCGAGGACGGTCTTGAACAGCGTCGTCTTGCCGGCGCCGTTGGGGCCAAGCAGGGCCAGAACCTCGCCGGACTCAAGCGACAGGGAGGCATTCTCGCCTACCGTGCGTCCGCCATAGCCGAAGGCGAGATTCTTGATGTCCAGCGTCATAGCCAGGCCCTCCGGCCGGAGGCGAGCAGCCACAGGAAGAAGGGCGCGCCAACGGCAGCGGTCAGGATGCCGAGCGGCACTTCGATGAGCGCAATGCTGCGCGCCAGCATGTCGACAACAAGCAGATAGGCAGCACCAGATATCATCGAGGCCGGCAGCAGGCGGCGGAAGTCCGGGCCGACCAGCATGCGCGCAATGTGCGGGATGACGAGGCCGATCCAGCCGATGACGCCGCTGACGGAGACGGCCGCCGCAGTGATCAGCGTTGCCGCCGCGATCAGCAATGCGCGGGTAAGACGCGTGTCGACGCCCAAGGTCTGGGCTTCCTCGTCGCCGAGCGTCATCAGGTTCATGCGCCAGCGAAAAAGCACCAGCGGCACCAGCCCGATCAAAAGCGACGGCAGGATCGAAACGACGTCGAGACGCGTGATCGCAGTGAGGCTGCCGAGCAGCCAATAGGTGATCGCCGGCAACTGGTCATAGGGATCGGCGAGGATCTTGATCAGCGATATGCCGGCACCGACGAGAGCGCCGATGGCGATCCCTGCCAGAACGAGCGTCAGGGCCGGATCGCGTCCGCGGATTGCCATGCCGACGGCATAGACTGCGGCGACGGCGAGCAGCCCGCCTGCGAAGCTGATCGCCTGGATTGCCAGGACCGGCAGCGACAGAAAGATGCCGATGACGGCGCCGAGACTGGCACCGCCGGAAACGCCAAGGATATCCGGCGAGACGAGGGGATTGCGGAAAAGCCCCTGATAGGTGGCGCCGGCTGCGGCAAGTGCTGCGCCGATCAGGATCGCACCCGCCACCCGAGGCAGCCGCACGTTCCAGAGCACGGTTGAAAGAACGGGGTCGCTCGGCTGTCCCGATAGGGCCGCGTGCAGCGCCCCGGCGATCTCCGACGGGCCGGCATATTTGCCGACCGACATCGACACCAGGGCGAGCAGGAGGAGGGGGCCGACGAGGAGCCAGAGATTGCCCTTGCGCCCGTCGGCCAGCATGCCCGATGTTTCCTGCCTCCGGTTCATTTCGAAGCCGGCACCGCCCCCTTCAGGAGCGTGGCCACTTGTTCGTCCGTCAGGTCGACCTGGTAGAACAGCTTGTAGAAATCGCGGGTCTCAGCCTTCAGGTCCCCCTTGAAGCGGTCGGGATAAAACAGCTTCTGCAGCCAGACGACGCCGATCACTCGGTTGATCGCAGGCGGCGAATCGAACCAGCCGTAAGGCAGGGACGGCGCGGTGAAGACTCGACCGGTCGTGATTGCCTTCACGTCGGCCCAGAGCGGGTCCTTCTTTGCCGAGGCTGCGAACTTTCCGCTTGCCGCGATGATGACGTCCGGGTTCCAGGAGAGAATCTGTTCGAGCGACACCTGGGTCAGGCTGCCCTTGCCGGCTGCCGCCGCGACGTTTTCGGCGCCGACGGCTTCCAGGATCTCGACATTGATCGAGCCGGAAAGCCCCGTTTCCAGCCCTTCCGGGCCGCGGCCATAATAGACGCGCGGCCTTTGATCGGCCGGTATCATGGCGAGACTGTCGTTCAGATCCTTGATCCGCTGGTCGGCATAGGTTGCGAGCGTTTCGGCGCGTGCGGCCGCGCCAAGCAGCGCGCCGACGTCGCGCAGCGTCTTGCCGCTATCAGCGAAGCGTCCATCGATCAGCACGTAGGGAATGCCGGTCTGCGCCTGCACCTTGTCGGCCAGCGAGCGGTAGGTGTCGTTGACGGTTCCAACGTCGAGGATGATGTCCGGCTTGGCGGCAAGCACCGCCTCGACGTTGGCGCTGCCGCCCTTGCCCGTGAGTTGGCCATAGGTCGGCAGGTCGCGGACCGACGGTAGCAGGTACGCCTTTTGCTCCTCCGTCGGCTCGCGCACCCAGCCGGCGAGCTTGTCCGGCGCCAGAACATAGGTGAGCACCGAGGCCGGCGGGCCGGCAGCAAGGACGCGGGTGATGGTATCGGGAACCTCAACCGTCCGCCCTGCGGCATCGGTGATCGTACGCGCCTCGGCGGCGCCTGAGGCAAGGCCGAGCACGGCTGAGAAGATTATCGCAAGAGATTTCAACATGAAGGCCACGATAGCGAGAGGGATCGGTCAGGCCGCACTATGGCATGTCGTTATATTTCATGGAATATATTGATTGCGCGATTTGCGATGTTTGGGGAGCCACCCTGATGCACTGAGATACAAATCCGCTCCTGTCGGAAACATCCGCGATACGTCGCGATGGTCCTCTGCCGCACGTGACAAGCGATCTGTGCCTCGGGCATTGATCCCATGCGGAGAGACGGTGATGATCCTCTTTGTTGTAGCCTATCTTGCCGGCGTGCTGACGATCGTCAGCCCGTGCATCCTGCCGGTGCTGCCATTCGTGTTTGCCCGCGCCGGCCAACCCTTTTCCACCAGCATTCTTCCGATGCTGCTCGCCAAGATCGTGACCTTTGCGGGTATCGCCTCGCTTGCAGCCCTAGGCGGCAACTGGGCGGTGCAGGCGAACGCCTATGGCCGCTACGCGGCGATCGCGATGCTCGCAGTCTTCGGCGTGACGCTGCTCTCGACGCGGGCTGCCGCCTTTGTGACCGGTCCGCTCGTGGAACTCGGCAACCGATTGTCGAGAAAGGCTGCGACCGGGGAGAAGGGCAGCATCGGCGGCTCGATCCTCCTTGGCGTTGCGACCGGATTGCTCTGGGCGCCCTGCGCCGGACCGGTGCTCGGTCTGGTGCTGACCGGGGCGGCGCTGAACGGCGCGAATGCGCAGACCACGCTGCTGCTTGTGGCCTATGCGGCCGGTGCTGCGACCTCGCTGGCGCTCGCCGTCCTGGCCGGTGCCAGAGTATTCGCGGCGATGAAGCGCTTCCTCGGCCTTGGCGACCGCATCCGCCAGGGTCTCGGCGTCGCGGTGCTCGCCGGTGTTGGCGCGATCGCACTGGGGCTCGACACCGGTCTTTTGGCGCAGCTTTCCTATGCCAGCACGTCGGGCGTCGAACAGTCGATCCTCGATCGCCTGCGCAGCGGTGCTTCGCCCGTGGACGTCGCAAGCACCCGCATGACCCTTGCCGCAAAGGATACGCGACAGGCGGCCTATCGCAGCGACCTTCCGGTGGAAGGGCAATTTCCGTCGCTCGACGGCGCGGTTCAGTGGCTGAATTCGAAGCCGCTGACGCCGGCCGAGCTTCGCGGCAAGGTCATTCTCGTCGATTTCTGGACCTATTCCTGCATCAACTGCATCCGCACCATCCCTTACGTTCGGGCCTGGGCGGAGAAGTACCGGGACCAAGGTTTGGTCGTCATTGGCGTGCACGCCCCCGAATTCGCCTTCGAAAAGCAGATCGGCAACGTCGAGAAGGCGGTGCGCGATTTCAAGATCACCTATCCGGTGGCGATCGACAACAACTTCGCCATCTGGCGCGCCTTCTCCAACAGCTACTGGCCGGCCCACTACTTCATCGATGCAGAGGGGCAGATCCGCTACACCCATTTCGGCGAGGGCGACTATGAAGGGTCCGAGCGGGTGATCCAGGATCTGCTGGCGGAAGCCGCCGGCAAGAAGAAGGCCGAAGACGATCTGGTGAAGCCGAATGCTGGGGGTGCCGAGGCCTCGCCGGACCTGGCACGCCTCGGATCCGGCGAGACCTATGTCGGTTATGCGCGTGCCGCAAACTTCGTCTCGCCCGAGGGCGTCTCGGCCAATACGTCCGCGCGGTACACGGTCGGCAACCCGGGGCTCAATGAATGGGGGCTGACCGGCAACTGGACGGTCGGCGCCGAAGAGGCACGCCTCAACGAGGCCGGCGGCGGCATCACCTACCGGTTCCGCGCGCGGGACCTGCACCTGGTGCTCGGCCCTGGCGCCGGCGGCAGGCCGGTCCCGTTTCAGATAACCATCGATGGGGTGGCGCCGGGCGCGGACCATGGCGCGGATATCGATGCGGCCGGCAAAGGTACCGTTACGGCGACCCGCCTTTATCAACTCGTCCGCCAGTCCGGAGCAGCCCGGGAGCGGACCTTCGAGATCCGCTTTCTCGCACCCGGCGCAGAAGCCTTCGTTTTCACCTTTGGATGAGAGTTTGCCATGAGCGACAATGAAAAACGGCGCGGGCGCACCTGGTCCGCCTTCACGCGACGCCTTCTCGTCGCCGCAACCATGGTCGGTGGCGGATTGATCTTCGTTCTCAACGGGCCGCCGTCGGCGGCACAGGAGACCAAGCCTGTGCCGATGGCGCTCCACGATATCGCGCCGACGGACGGCCGCCAGACGGCGGTCTTTGCCGGCGGTTGCTTCTGGGGCGTGCAGGCGGTGTTCCAGCACGTGGCCGGCGTCGCGAGTGTCACGTCAGGATACGCGGGCGGCAGCGCCGCGACGGCGACCTACGAAAAGACGGAGACCGGCGCCACAGGGCATGCCGAAGCGGTGGAGATCACGTTCGACCCGAAGCAGGTGAGCTACGGCAAGCTGCTCGAGATCTACTTCTCCGTCGCTCATGATCCGACGCAGCTTGGTGGGCAGGGACCCGATAGCGGACCGCAATATCGATCGGCGATTTTTCCGCGCGATGAAAAGCAGGCGAAGGTTGCCACCGACTATATCGCGCAACTGGATGCGAGCGGCGTTTTCAGCCGCCCGATTGCGACGACCATCGAGGACGGCAAGACCTTTTACCCGGCCGAGGCGTATCACCAGGATTACGTCTACAACAATCCCGGCCAGCCCTATGTGGTCATCTACGAGAAACCGAAGATCGGCGCGCTGCATCGTCTGTTTCCGGGCCTCTATCGGCAGAAGCCGGTGCTTGTGTCAGACAGCGCTTCTTAGCTGACGAGGTGCCGTGAGGCCTCCCGAAGGGGCGCGCCGGTTCGGGCCTTTACACAAGGATACAGTTTCGCGGCCTGCTGCACGCACCCGCGATACGTCCAAGAGACACTCTGGCCGCGAGCACGTTTCGAGCCTTCGGCGACGAAACGCCGCTGCTGACATCAATAACGGAAGGAGCCATCATGCGTATCTTCGCGACAGTTTTCGCCATCGCCGCGCTCGCGGCGGCACCATGCGCCTGGGATAGCGACCCGAGAGAACCCTCGCTTCTTGCCGCACTCGTCTCCGGATCCGGATCCGCAACGGTTGCTGAGAAGGGAGCAGGATTGCTGCAAGGGGCGCCGCACGAGGAGCTTGCCGATCCGTTCTTCGACTGACGATAGTACCGCCGAGACGGGCGGCCCGAACCTTTGATGCCAATCAACCTGGAGGAAAGTGACATGCTGGAGAAAACGAGAGAGCGCCAGACGACCGGGGCTCGGACAGTATTTGTCAACGAGTTGACCAACGGGATACTCGACCCCGCCGAGCCGATGCTGGGGCCTGTCGCCGATGGCGGTGTCATCATCGCGAACACGGCGCCCGGATGTTGGGGGCCGATGATCACGCCGGAGATCCGCGGCGGACATGAGGTGACGCGCCCTGTGGCGGTCGCGGGCGCTGAAGTCGGCGACGCCGTTGCCATTCGGATCCGATCGCTGATCGTCACGTCCGCGGCGACGGCCTCGGGCAACGA
It contains:
- a CDS encoding iron ABC transporter substrate-binding protein codes for the protein MLKSLAIIFSAVLGLASGAAEARTITDAAGRTVEVPDTITRVLAAGPPASVLTYVLAPDKLAGWVREPTEEQKAYLLPSVRDLPTYGQLTGKGGSANVEAVLAAKPDIILDVGTVNDTYRSLADKVQAQTGIPYVLIDGRFADSGKTLRDVGALLGAAARAETLATYADQRIKDLNDSLAMIPADQRPRVYYGRGPEGLETGLSGSINVEILEAVGAENVAAAAGKGSLTQVSLEQILSWNPDVIIAASGKFAASAKKDPLWADVKAITTGRVFTAPSLPYGWFDSPPAINRVIGVVWLQKLFYPDRFKGDLKAETRDFYKLFYQVDLTDEQVATLLKGAVPASK
- a CDS encoding FecCD family ABC transporter permease, with the translated sequence MLADGRKGNLWLLVGPLLLLALVSMSVGKYAGPSEIAGALHAALSGQPSDPVLSTVLWNVRLPRVAGAILIGAALAAAGATYQGLFRNPLVSPDILGVSGGASLGAVIGIFLSLPVLAIQAISFAGGLLAVAAVYAVGMAIRGRDPALTLVLAGIAIGALVGAGISLIKILADPYDQLPAITYWLLGSLTAITRLDVVSILPSLLIGLVPLVLFRWRMNLMTLGDEEAQTLGVDTRLTRALLIAAATLITAAAVSVSGVIGWIGLVIPHIARMLVGPDFRRLLPASMISGAAYLLVVDMLARSIALIEVPLGILTAAVGAPFFLWLLASGRRAWL
- a CDS encoding ABC transporter ATP-binding protein, translated to MTLDIKNLAFGYGGRTVGENASLSLESGEVLALLGPNGAGKTTLFKTVLGLLPVKAGDIILDGRPLSAWSRRERARQIAYVPQAHAALFPFTVLEVVLMGRAPHLAPFSSPGARDRRIAMEALGGLGMAHLAMRPYTEISGGERQMALIARALTQEPAILVMDEPTANLDYGNQMRVLSHVRALAARGLSVVLSTHNPDHAFLVADRVALLHASKLSALGLPKDVLTPASLKQLYDIDVVIGSIDGSDARLCAPRLTTPSIRKGTDHGPPERNP
- the msrA gene encoding peptide-methionine (S)-S-oxide reductase MsrA; its protein translation is MSDNEKRRGRTWSAFTRRLLVAATMVGGGLIFVLNGPPSAAQETKPVPMALHDIAPTDGRQTAVFAGGCFWGVQAVFQHVAGVASVTSGYAGGSAATATYEKTETGATGHAEAVEITFDPKQVSYGKLLEIYFSVAHDPTQLGGQGPDSGPQYRSAIFPRDEKQAKVATDYIAQLDASGVFSRPIATTIEDGKTFYPAEAYHQDYVYNNPGQPYVVIYEKPKIGALHRLFPGLYRQKPVLVSDSAS
- a CDS encoding cytochrome c biogenesis protein DipZ, which translates into the protein MILFVVAYLAGVLTIVSPCILPVLPFVFARAGQPFSTSILPMLLAKIVTFAGIASLAALGGNWAVQANAYGRYAAIAMLAVFGVTLLSTRAAAFVTGPLVELGNRLSRKAATGEKGSIGGSILLGVATGLLWAPCAGPVLGLVLTGAALNGANAQTTLLLVAYAAGAATSLALAVLAGARVFAAMKRFLGLGDRIRQGLGVAVLAGVGAIALGLDTGLLAQLSYASTSGVEQSILDRLRSGASPVDVASTRMTLAAKDTRQAAYRSDLPVEGQFPSLDGAVQWLNSKPLTPAELRGKVILVDFWTYSCINCIRTIPYVRAWAEKYRDQGLVVIGVHAPEFAFEKQIGNVEKAVRDFKITYPVAIDNNFAIWRAFSNSYWPAHYFIDAEGQIRYTHFGEGDYEGSERVIQDLLAEAAGKKKAEDDLVKPNAGGAEASPDLARLGSGETYVGYARAANFVSPEGVSANTSARYTVGNPGLNEWGLTGNWTVGAEEARLNEAGGGITYRFRARDLHLVLGPGAGGRPVPFQITIDGVAPGADHGADIDAAGKGTVTATRLYQLVRQSGAARERTFEIRFLAPGAEAFVFTFG
- the tsaA gene encoding tRNA (N6-threonylcarbamoyladenosine(37)-N6)-methyltransferase TrmO, whose product is MVRQNEIRENEVAVVPPAATDAGLVFIGRISTPWTSRMETPRQGRHDGPVCRIEIFEPWVLALKGVEAFERLEILYWLDRSRRDLVLQSPASNGEVHGTFSLRSPVRPNPIGTSIVKLEAVEGSSLLVRGLDCLDGTPLIDLKPDRTLFKPIAPPQRGDFETGDGKAHYCQKA